From Granulicella sp. WH15, the proteins below share one genomic window:
- a CDS encoding IclR family transcriptional regulator, producing the protein MRAKSKSAPVGVITKVLKILELLDRAPDGLQLRDLARQTGINKSTVHRFASHLEAEAYLFRDAGGTYTLGPKLARLGSGISFQATLCKICRPMLEHLWKVTGETINLAILDGSDVLYLDILETLHTFRLVSKVGMRRPFHCTSLGKAIVANIKDEQVREQLFANVQFDEGKTPRSITSIGRLKRDLVNIRERGFALDEGEAVTGVRCLGAAILGADGKVVGGISISGPMVRVTRELLPLFSMKLREAAQEISTCLGYRPAEKNKRPDSSAFVFTQKRVSAKRMGVK; encoded by the coding sequence ATGCGGGCAAAGTCGAAGTCGGCTCCAGTGGGAGTAATCACGAAAGTGCTAAAGATTCTGGAGTTGCTCGATCGAGCCCCTGATGGACTCCAGCTACGAGACTTGGCCAGACAGACGGGGATTAATAAAAGCACGGTACATCGGTTTGCCAGCCATCTGGAAGCAGAAGCTTATCTGTTTCGTGATGCAGGTGGAACTTACACCCTGGGACCGAAGCTGGCTCGCTTAGGGAGCGGAATCAGCTTCCAGGCAACACTTTGCAAGATTTGCCGGCCCATGCTGGAACATCTGTGGAAAGTAACTGGCGAGACAATTAACTTGGCGATTCTCGATGGCTCCGATGTCCTCTATCTGGATATTCTTGAGACACTGCACACCTTCAGGCTTGTCTCTAAGGTTGGAATGCGTCGTCCTTTTCATTGCACCTCGCTCGGAAAGGCAATCGTCGCAAATATTAAGGATGAGCAGGTAAGGGAGCAGCTCTTTGCCAATGTTCAATTTGATGAAGGCAAGACCCCGCGAAGTATCACGAGTATAGGAAGGCTGAAAAGAGACCTGGTCAATATTCGAGAGCGTGGGTTTGCGCTTGATGAAGGCGAGGCCGTAACAGGGGTGCGTTGCCTCGGCGCAGCCATCCTTGGCGCGGACGGGAAGGTTGTCGGAGGGATAAGTATATCGGGCCCGATGGTAAGAGTTACACGAGAGCTTCTGCCTTTGTTTTCTATGAAGCTACGTGAAGCTGCGCAAGAGATATCGACATGCCTGGGTTACCGACCTGCTGAAAAGAATAAAAGGCCGGATTCTTCTGCTTTCGTGTTTACACAAAAACGTGTCTCAGCCAAACGTATGGGCGTGAAGTAG